A portion of the Naumovozyma castellii chromosome 2, complete genome genome contains these proteins:
- the IPT1 gene encoding inositolphosphotransferase (ancestral locus Anc_8.193), with the protein MEPITTVFTFIGNVYKSSFNQRNFITLPFNFTINFLPVVIWLFIFKHVGILPNEIRPDIHSKVAFLSDQYLFGDYWKELKTQYGVSHYTTISYFTSIIFAVLFLLLLPFIAWYYVHYIKKVKFNLVEWYDNVFHFNNQQNTKRLRIILFPYLTPFLVFVVLNIDHIFAYQATENFTKTKDIIAWFSYVILHVTVPVLTAVYLYVFHPAGTLKCFSFAMGLQNIAGVFTHILIPMASPWFTHMYGINDTEHVNYTQEGFAAGLTRVDNHLGTHLNTKGFHMSPIVFGAVPSLHSAIAFQCFLFLMTRSGSLKHRFINTTIPTTFRKNNEQQDLEMEPLSLVSNNNSSEDVDEDECVSSSSSSSDNINALNGVDEDGFKTDVNEVIRYYDEDPTITSKWYFKIFNKGLVPKILISFFIILQWWTTMYLDHHYRFDLFVGVLYSMISFAIINWFILQPCVLREFLDIRMGKIEDNNNEGRTLGMRVFQGTNYEWFFDPLA; encoded by the coding sequence ATGGAGCCTATAACAACCGTCTTTACGTTTATCGGCAACGTGTACAAGTCATCGTTCAATCAGAGAAATTTCATAACACTGCCGTTCAATTTCACCATAAATTTCTTACCTGTCGTCATCTGGCTATTCATCTTTAAACACGTAGGTATACTACCAAATGAAATAAGACCAGATATTCACTCCAAAGTCGCTTTCTTATCCGACCAATACTTATTCGGGGATTACtggaaagaattgaaaacaCAATACGGTGTCTCTCACTACACTACAATCTCATACTTCACTTCAATAATATTCGCCGTCCTATTCCTTCTATTACTGCCCTTCATCGCATGGTATTACGTCCATTACATCAAAAAAGTTAAATTCAACCTCGTCGAATGGTACGATAACGTCTTCCATTTCAACAACCAACAAAACACCAAAAGACTAAGAATCATACTATTCCCATACCTAACACCATTCCTAGTATTCGTCGTTCTAAACATAGACCACATATTCGCCTACCAAGCCACAGAAAACTTCACAAAGACAAAGGACATAATAGCGTGGTTCTCATACGTGATCCTACACGTCACTGTCCCCGTCTTGACCGCAGTATACCTTTACGTATTCCATCCAGCTGGAACCCTTAAATGTTTCAGTTTCGCCATGGGGTTGCAAAATATTGCCGGTGTATTCACCCACATTTTGATCCCCATGGCGTCACCATGGTTCACTCACATGTACGGGATCAATGACACGGAACATGTAAATTACACACAGGAGGGGTTCGCTGCTGGGTTGACCAGGGTCGATAACCATTTGGGTACTCATCTGAATACAAAGGGGTTCCATATGTCCCCCATTGTGTTCGGGGCCGTCCCATCGTTACATTCAGCCATCGCATTCCAatgtttcttgtttttaATGACCAGATCAGGAAGTTTGAAACATAGATTCATCAACACAACCATCCCAACCACTTTCAGAAAGAATAACGAACAACAGGATCTGGAAATGGAACCTTTATCTCTTgtttctaataataacagcAGTGAAGACGtcgatgaagatgaatgTGTCTCTTCCAGTTCCAGTTCCTCCGATAACATTAACGCCTTGAATGGTGTCGATGAAGATGGGTTCAAAACGGATGTCAATGAAGTCATTCGTTATTACGATGAAGATCCAACAATAACGAGTAAATGGTATTTCAAGATCTTCAATAAGGGACTTGTGCCTAAGATTTTGATCTCgtttttcatcatcttgcAATGGTGGACCACGATGTATTTGGATCATCATTACAGATTCGATCTATTCGTTGGTGTCTTGTATTCAATGATTAGTTTCGCCATAATTAATTGGTTCATCTTACAACCTTGTGTTTTAAGAGAATTCTTGGACATTAGAATGGGGaagattgaagataataacaatgaagGAAGAACTTTGGGTATGAGAGTGTTCCAAGGAACTAATTATGAATGGTTCTTCGATCCATTAGCTTAA
- the PAA1 gene encoding polyamine acetyltransferase (ancestral locus Anc_8.190), whose protein sequence is MSTPSNNNSTLPLHMYIRPLTVEDAEQINKLESEGFPPNERAPMSTIEFRLKACPELCSGLFIRDFDPNTKEIKSEKLIGHILGTKITGGSYITLESMGLVHDESSDVIGIHSVVIDPEFQKKNLATLLLTDYIQKMSNQEVGRKIVIIAHEPLVPFYERVGFKVVGENKQVLKDAAFANSKWIDMERELIKEEYDN, encoded by the coding sequence ATGTCAACTCCATCCAACAATAATTCAACATTGCCCCTTCACATGTACATCAGGCCATTAACAGTGGAAGATGCAGAACAAATAAACAAGTTAGAATCAGAAGGATTTCCACCAAATGAAAGAGCTCCTATGTCTACGATCGAATTCCGTTTGAAGGCATGCCCAGAGTTATGCTCTGGTTTATTTATTAGGGATTTTGACCCTAATactaaagaaataaaaagtgaaaaattaattggACATATTCTTGGGACGAAGATTACTGGTGGTAGCTATATTACTTTAGAAAGTATGGGATTGGTTCATGATGAAAGTAGTGATGTTATTGGTATTCACTCTGTGGTTATTGATCcagaatttcaaaagaaaaacttGGCAACTTTATTGCTAACTGACTACATTCAAAAGATGAGTAATCAAGAAGTTGGTAGAAAGATTGTCATTATTGCACATGAACCATTGGTACCATTCTATGAACGTGTCGGGTTTAAAGTTGTTGGAGAAAACAAACAAGTCCTTAAGGATGCTGCATTCGCCAATTCTAAATGGATTGATATGGAAAGAGAATTGATTAAGgaagaatatgataattAA
- the TPS2 gene encoding trehalose-phosphatase TPS2 (ancestral locus Anc_8.195), giving the protein MTTEPKRKQRIINCVTQLPYRIELSESNDQWQIHPTTGNSALYSSLKYLASSQDYEQHVVGWTGEITRSTSGENSSLNGSVLLEDHNSNVNDDLSETAAKWKSKDKRNEENVNEDGDDPLYLTAGEMDGLKKTIKDEKVHPVWLLRRNQRRWRNYAENVIWPCFHYILNPSSDGTDQEHDWWYDYVKFNEAYAQVIGEIYEKGDTIWIHDYYLMLLPQLLRMKFNDEELTIGYFHHSPWPSNEYFRCLPRRKQILDGLLGADRICFQNDSFARHFVSSCKRLLDSTAKKTTNELGTDQYQLSAYGGDLIVDALPTGVNTNGILEEAFTKDVDAKVLAIKEAYQNKKIIIGRDRLDPVRGVVQKLRAFETFLAMFPEWRDRVVLIQVSGPTANKDSPQTIRLEQQVNDLVNSINSKYGTLDFSPVQYYYMRIPKDVYFSLLRVADLCLITSVRDGMNTTALEYITIKSNVSNFQCYGNPLILSEFSGSSTLLKDAIMVNPWDSVAVAKSINMSLNMSREDKISLETKLWAEVPTIQNWTETFLKSLKSYVMESKTSQTDRKITPALNRPVLLENYKAAKRRLFLFDYDGTLTPIVQDPAAAIPTAKLYNIMEKLAADPNNQIWIISGRDQQFLNKWWGSKVPQIGLSAEHGCFVKDITSENWVNLTEKCDMSWQLKVGKTMEEFTTRTPGSFIERKEVALTWHYRRAVPELGEFNAAELKKELLKYTDDFDLEVMDGKANVEVRPRFVNKGEIVKRLVWHKYGEPQDMLTSVSKDVAKEDMPDFILCLGDDFTDEDMFKQLNCIEEVWDDKYSDKRNKMGNFGFYPVTVGSASKKTVAKAHLTDPQQVLETLGLLVGAVNLFQSAGTVDLDARGHVKNSESSLKSRLASEAYAMKRTASTNSAKSNNGKNK; this is encoded by the coding sequence ATGACGACCGAACCGAAAAGGAAACAAAGAATCATAAACTGTGTCACGCAATTGCCCTACAGGATCGAACTAAGCGAATCTAACGACCAATGGCAGATCCACCCCACTACGGGGAACAGCGCCCTTTATTCATCGTTGAAATACTTGGCCTCCTCCCAGGACTACGAACAGCATGTCGTCGGGTGGACCGGGGAGATCACTAGATCTACTTCGGGCGAGAACTCTTCATTGAATGGGAGTGTCCTGTTGGAAGATCACAACTCTAACGTTAATGATGATCTTTCTGAAACTGCTGCCAAATGGAAATCCAAGGATAAAAGGAATGAGGAGAACGTTAATGAAGATGGCGATGATCCTTTGTATTTAACCGCTGGTGAGATGGATGGtttgaaaaaaacaataaagGATGAAAAAGTTCACCCCGTGTGGCTGTTGAGACGTAATCAGAGAAGGTGGAGAAATTATGCGGAAAATGTTATATGGCCTTGCTTCCATTATATCTTGAATCCAAGTTCCGATGGGACAGATCAGGAACATGATTGGTGGTATGATTACGtgaaatttaatgaagCTTATGCTCAAGTTATTGGTGAAATTTATGAAAAGGGTGATACTATTTGGATCcatgattattatttaatgttaCTACCTCAATTGTTAAGaatgaaattcaatgacGAAGAATTAACCATTGGTTATTTCCATCATTCTCCATGGCCAAGTAATGAATATTTCCGTTGCTtaccaagaagaaaacaaatattgGATGGGCTACTAGGTGCCGATAGAATTTGTTTCCAAAATGATTCCTTTGCTAGACATTTTGTATCTAGTTGTAAAAGATTATTGGATTCCACTGCTAAGAAGACAACAAATGAATTGGGCACTGATCAATATCAATTGAGTGCATATGGTGGTGATTTAATCGTGGATGCATTACCAACAGGTGTTAATACCAATGGAATCCTGGAAGAGGCCTTCACGAAGGATGTTGATGCCAAGGTTCTTGCCATTAAGGAAGCTtaccaaaataaaaaaatcattattGGTAGAGATCGTTTAGATCCTGTTCGTGGTGTTGTACAAAAATTAAGAGCATTTGAAACATTCTTGGCAATGTTCCCCGAATGGAGAGATCGTGTTGTATTGATTCAAGTTAGTGGACCCACAGCAAATAAGGATTCACCTCAAACTATCAGATTGGAACAACAAGTTAATGATTTAGTCAATTCCattaattccaaatatgggACACTAGATTTTTCCCCAGtacaatattattatatgaGAATCCCCAAGGATGTTTATTTCTCACTATTGAGAGTGGCAGATTTATGTCTAATCACAAGTGTGAGAGATGGTATGAATACTACAGCTTTGGAATACATCACTATTAAATCcaatgtttcaaattttcaatgCTATGGTAATCCATTGATATTAAGTGAATTCTCAGGTAGCAGTACCTTGTTGAAAGATGCCATTATGGTCAATCCTTGGGATTCAGTCGCGGTAGCCAAATCAATCAATATGAGTTTGAATATGAGTAGAGAGGACAAGATTAGtttggaaacaaaattatGGGCCGAAGTACCCACCATTCAAAATTGGACTGAAACATTCttgaaatctttgaaatcttaTGTCATGGAAAGTAAGACTTCACAGACAGATAGGAAAATCACCCCGGCTTTAAATAGACCAGTGCTACTGGAAAATTATAAAGCTGCTAAACGTCGTTTATTCTTATTTGATTATGATGGGACCTTAACCCCCATTGTGCAAGATCCTGCTGCTGCCATACCCACTGCCAAACTATACAATATTATGGAGAAATTAGCTGCTGATCCCAACAATCaaatttggattatttCTGGTCGTGATCAgcaatttttgaataaatggTGGGGTAGTAAAGTACCACAAATCGGGTTAAGTGCCGAGCATGGATGCTTTGTGAAGGATATTACTAGTGAGAATTGGGTTAATTTAACTGAGAAATGTGACATGTCATGGCAGTTGAAAGTTGGTAAGACGATGGAGGAATTTACTACACGTACCCCCGGGtcatttattgaaagaaaggaAGTTGCATTAACTTGGCATTACAGACGTGCTGTTCCTGAATTGGGTGAATTCAATGCAGctgaattgaagaaagaattattgaaatatacagatgattttgatttagAAGTTATGGATGGTAAGGCTAATGTGGAAGTACGCCCAAGATTTGTAAATAAGGGGGAAATTGTGAAAAGGTTAGTTTGGCATAAGTATGGTGAACCACAAGATATGCTTACCTCGGTGAGTAAAGATGTTGCTAAGGAGGATATGCCTGATTTTATCTTGTGTCTTGGTGATGATTTcactgatgaagatatgtttaaacaattaaactgcattgaagaagtttGGGATGATAAATATTCTGATAAACGTAACAAGATGGGTAATTTTGGATTTTATCCCGTTACTGTGGGGTCGGCCTCAAAGAAGACAGTGGCCAAGGCTCATTTAACTGATCCTCAACAAGTTCTTGAAACACTTGGGTTGCTAGTTGGTGCAGTTAATTTATTCCAAAGTGCAGGGACTGTTGATTTAGATGCTAGAGGTCATGTTAAGAACAGTGAAAGTAGTCTGAAATCTAGGTTGGCATCTGAAGCATATGCCATGAAGAGAACGGCGTCTACGAATAGTGCAAAGAGCAATAACGGCAAGAATAAATGA
- the SNF11 gene encoding Snf11p (ancestral locus Anc_8.194) encodes MESSFVPQAPVASTTTNNNTNVPGVTTPGIIQTQDTTNLPVPPPVEATAEEQRQYKIQLLLHINSVLLLRVIHMSNAATTNGNNNPKYPEQLQAFISHYLKRVHANLQCISQINQGVTKTRPLIFDAPPTTGPPQAQQQDILLKLYLLMNRVFEIW; translated from the coding sequence ATGGAATCCAGTTTTGTTCCTCAGGCACCAGTAGcatccaccaccaccaataataatacaaatgTCCCAGGCGTCACGACGCCTGGTATAATACAGACACAGGATACAACGAACCTGCCCGTACCGCCCCCAGTAGAGGCGACGGCGGAGGAACAACGTCAATATAAGATACAATTACTTCTACATATAAATAGCGTGCTATTACTTCGTGTAATACACATGAGTAAcgcagcaacaacaaacGGGAACAACAATCCTAAGTACCCAGAACAATTGCAAGCATTCATATCACACTATTTAAAAAGAGTACATGCTAATCTTCAGTGCATATCCCAGATAAATCAAGGTGTCACCAAGACAAGACCGTTAATATTTGATGCTCCCCCCACAACGGGACCCCCGCAGGCGCAACAGCAGGACATCCTCTTGAAACTGTATCTCCTAATGAACAGAGTGTTTGAAATATGGTGA